In the Novosphingobium sp. 9 genome, one interval contains:
- the mdoH gene encoding glucans biosynthesis glucosyltransferase MdoH: MTEPAAAPMLPAEAPMEMPVQRLDGNPPASHEVLTRPHGMLVKRLLLIALTALIGLAASSSVRMAFARDGLDAFEIALLIFFVPLFFWISFGFVTSTIGFLKLISGEHPGFTAIPSPASTLRHRTAVLMPVYNEDVDEVFARVRAMTTSIARAGGGEWIDFFILSDSNPFHGKREEAVAREVAAESPIPVYYRRREKNTARKPGNIAEWVQRFGAAYENMLVLDADSMMSGSAIVGMASIMEERPSIGLLQTVPMIINPTTLFQRWMQFASEAYGPIASAGLLWWSGAEANFWGHNAIVRTRAFAESCGLPELPGKAPFGGHILSHDMLESALLRRRGWAVHMVMIGGSYEEFPPSIVDMAIRDRRWMQGNLQHLQLLGSSGLHWVSRLHLLIGATAYLTSPGWLLLLITAIAQTATLGSDERFAAATPPEVLWLTVMLLFGPKLMGTIWMLADRGRRAAFGGTLGVLKSVLLEVPLAILLAPVTMVTQTKALLGLLTGISAGWTTQQRGARRIQVREIVPDLREHLLLGLVFLGTFFIDKVTAIWLLPLTIGLLISPWLISLTSSERLGTKLHDKGWLRVPPPQISDHENGHLLTAPPSSPPEESLNSGT; this comes from the coding sequence ATGACCGAACCTGCCGCCGCCCCCATGCTCCCGGCCGAAGCGCCGATGGAGATGCCGGTCCAGCGGCTCGACGGCAATCCGCCGGCCTCGCACGAAGTGCTCACCCGTCCGCACGGGATGCTGGTGAAACGCCTGCTGCTGATCGCGCTGACCGCACTGATCGGGCTTGCCGCCTCCAGTTCGGTGCGCATGGCCTTTGCGCGCGACGGGCTCGATGCCTTCGAGATCGCCCTGCTGATCTTCTTCGTGCCGCTGTTCTTCTGGATCTCGTTCGGATTCGTCACCTCAACCATCGGGTTTCTGAAGCTGATCAGCGGCGAGCATCCCGGCTTCACCGCGATCCCCAGCCCCGCCTCGACGCTGCGCCACCGCACCGCCGTGCTGATGCCGGTCTACAACGAGGACGTGGACGAGGTTTTCGCCCGCGTCCGCGCGATGACCACCTCGATCGCCCGCGCTGGCGGCGGTGAGTGGATCGACTTCTTTATCCTGAGCGATTCCAACCCCTTCCACGGCAAGCGCGAAGAGGCCGTGGCGCGCGAGGTCGCGGCTGAATCGCCGATCCCGGTCTATTACCGCCGCCGCGAGAAGAACACTGCGCGCAAGCCCGGCAATATCGCCGAATGGGTGCAGCGCTTCGGCGCGGCCTACGAGAACATGCTGGTGCTCGACGCGGATTCGATGATGAGCGGCAGCGCCATTGTCGGCATGGCCTCGATCATGGAGGAGCGCCCCTCGATCGGCCTGCTCCAGACGGTGCCGATGATCATCAACCCGACCACGCTGTTCCAGCGCTGGATGCAGTTCGCGAGCGAGGCCTACGGCCCCATCGCCTCGGCAGGGCTGCTGTGGTGGTCGGGCGCGGAGGCGAACTTCTGGGGGCACAATGCTATCGTGCGCACCCGCGCCTTCGCCGAAAGCTGCGGGCTTCCCGAACTGCCGGGCAAGGCACCGTTCGGTGGCCATATCCTGAGCCACGACATGCTCGAATCCGCGCTTCTGCGCCGTCGCGGCTGGGCCGTTCACATGGTGATGATCGGCGGCAGTTATGAGGAGTTTCCGCCCTCCATCGTCGACATGGCGATCCGTGACCGCCGCTGGATGCAGGGTAACCTGCAGCATCTGCAACTCCTTGGCTCGTCCGGCCTGCACTGGGTCAGCCGCCTGCACCTGCTGATCGGCGCGACCGCCTACCTCACCTCCCCCGGCTGGCTGCTGCTGCTGATCACCGCCATCGCCCAGACCGCGACGCTGGGCAGCGACGAGCGCTTTGCCGCCGCCACCCCGCCCGAAGTGCTGTGGCTGACGGTCATGCTGCTGTTCGGCCCCAAGCTGATGGGCACTATCTGGATGCTGGCCGACAGGGGCCGCCGCGCCGCTTTTGGCGGTACGCTCGGCGTCCTGAAATCGGTGCTGCTCGAAGTTCCGCTGGCCATCCTGCTCGCGCCTGTCACCATGGTCACGCAGACCAAGGCGCTGCTCGGGCTGCTCACCGGCATTTCCGCAGGCTGGACCACGCAGCAGCGCGGCGCGCGGCGCATCCAGGTACGCGAGATCGTGCCCGATCTGCGCGAGCACTTGCTGCTGGGCCTCGTATTTCTGGGGACATTCTTCATCGACAAGGTGACGGCGATCTGGCTCCTGCCGCTCACCATCGGCCTGCTCATCTCGCCCTGGCTGATCAGCCTGACCTCCAGCGAACGGCTCGGCACGAAGCTGCACGACAAGGGCTGGCTGCGCGTGCCCCCGCCACAGATTTCCGATCACGAGAACGGCCATCTGCTGACTGCGCCGCCCTCCTCCCCGCCGGAAGAAAGCCTGAATTCAGGCACCTGA
- a CDS encoding polysaccharide deacetylase family protein, translating into MSLPATGPDKRLLASIHDVGPGAAERVARLVDLFEKHLGTARFAMLVVPDHWGQHPLAADKNFQTQLRVWAERGVEMFVHGWFHKDTQQHADGMARFKARHMTAGEGEFLGLDHATALQRMRDGKALIEDIIGRPTAGFIAPAWLYGDGARAALRDVGFPLAEDHMRVWDPRDGRELAKGPVITWASRSTMRTASSLAFASLARLALPRLNTVRLAVHPGDVTKASLIRSIDATLARFVRTHRPARYAELLA; encoded by the coding sequence ATGTCCCTGCCTGCGACTGGTCCCGACAAACGACTTCTCGCCTCGATCCACGACGTAGGGCCGGGCGCTGCCGAGCGCGTCGCGCGCCTCGTCGATCTGTTCGAAAAACATCTTGGCACCGCGCGCTTCGCAATGCTGGTCGTCCCCGATCACTGGGGACAGCACCCACTTGCGGCAGACAAAAATTTTCAGACGCAACTGCGGGTCTGGGCAGAGCGCGGCGTCGAGATGTTCGTGCACGGATGGTTTCACAAAGACACGCAGCAGCATGCGGATGGGATGGCCCGGTTCAAGGCGCGTCATATGACCGCCGGCGAAGGCGAGTTCCTGGGTCTCGACCATGCGACGGCGCTGCAGCGCATGCGCGATGGCAAGGCGCTGATCGAGGACATCATCGGCCGCCCGACCGCAGGCTTCATCGCCCCTGCCTGGCTCTATGGCGATGGCGCCCGCGCGGCGCTGCGCGATGTCGGCTTCCCGCTTGCCGAAGATCACATGCGGGTGTGGGACCCGCGCGATGGCCGTGAACTGGCGAAAGGCCCGGTGATCACCTGGGCCAGCCGCTCGACGATGCGCACGGCCTCCTCGCTCGCCTTCGCCTCGCTTGCCCGGCTCGCCCTGCCGCGCCTCAACACCGTGCGCCTTGCCGTGCATCCCGGCGATGTCACCAAGGCTTCGTTGATCCGCAGCATCGATGCGACGCTTGCACGCTTCGTGCGCACGCACCGCCCCGCCCGCTACGCCGAACTGCTGGCCTGA
- a CDS encoding glycosyltransferase, with the protein MTEPNQAAAQTVRLRIAVPIHSLDPGGVERVGVNLAARWHEAGHDVTVVLGRIASRHLSSAPSINYWRIPNRYASVAWETPWMIFTLLRYLRRNETDVVFLPGNTYAIVGALVRLLAPLVLKRRMPPMVLKISNALERADMPSALRRGYAAWLRLHARLFDRMIALSDAMRDEVLRATTAAPEQVCTIANPILSRHRIETLARISQPERRDGAMHFVSAGRLVTQKNYPLLLRAFAAVWQRGDRLTIAGEGPERARLERLAAELGIAASVDLPGHLGSVDGLLAKADAFVLSSDYEGLPGVVVEALAAGLPVAATDCCASMSGLLDHGRIGLLVAPRNVEALAAAMNGLRDHTFSNAAARAVAARYEIEAASVEYLDLMADLKGTRAAATTPSPSPRTMPPSMAGVDGRRRRAL; encoded by the coding sequence ATGACCGAACCGAACCAAGCTGCCGCGCAAACGGTGCGCCTCAGGATCGCCGTGCCGATCCACAGCCTCGATCCCGGCGGCGTGGAGCGCGTGGGCGTCAATCTGGCAGCCCGGTGGCATGAGGCGGGGCATGACGTCACGGTCGTGCTGGGCCGGATCGCCAGTCGTCACCTGTCGAGCGCGCCTTCGATCAACTACTGGCGCATTCCCAACCGCTATGCCTCGGTCGCGTGGGAAACGCCGTGGATGATCTTCACGCTGCTGCGCTATCTGCGCCGCAACGAGACCGACGTGGTGTTCCTTCCGGGTAATACCTATGCCATCGTCGGCGCACTCGTGCGACTGCTGGCCCCGCTGGTGCTGAAGCGTCGGATGCCGCCGATGGTCCTCAAGATCAGCAACGCACTGGAGCGGGCGGACATGCCCTCTGCCTTGCGGCGCGGCTATGCAGCGTGGCTGCGGCTGCATGCCCGGCTGTTCGACCGCATGATCGCGCTTTCCGACGCCATGCGCGACGAAGTGCTGCGCGCGACCACCGCCGCGCCAGAGCAGGTCTGCACGATCGCCAATCCGATCCTCTCCCGCCACCGCATCGAAACCCTCGCCCGGATCAGCCAGCCGGAGCGCCGCGATGGCGCCATGCACTTCGTCAGCGCCGGGCGACTGGTGACGCAGAAGAACTACCCGCTGCTGCTGCGCGCTTTCGCCGCCGTATGGCAGCGCGGCGACCGGCTGACGATCGCGGGCGAAGGCCCGGAACGTGCCCGGCTGGAACGCCTCGCGGCAGAACTGGGCATTGCCGCTTCGGTCGATCTGCCGGGGCATCTCGGCTCCGTCGACGGGCTGCTGGCCAAGGCCGATGCCTTCGTGCTCAGTTCCGATTACGAAGGCCTGCCCGGCGTCGTCGTCGAAGCGCTGGCAGCGGGTCTTCCGGTGGCCGCGACGGATTGCTGCGCCAGCATGTCCGGGCTTCTCGATCACGGCCGCATCGGCCTGCTGGTCGCCCCGCGCAATGTCGAGGCTCTGGCGGCGGCCATGAACGGCTTGCGCGACCACACCTTTTCCAACGCCGCCGCGCGCGCCGTTGCCGCCCGTTACGAGATCGAGGCGGCGTCGGTGGAATATCTCGATCTCATGGCGGACCTGAAGGGGACACGGGCCGCTGCAACCACCCCATCGCCGTCACCCCGGACCATGCCCCCCAGCATGGCCGGTGTCGATGGCCGGCGCCGCCGCGCGCTCTGA
- a CDS encoding LysR family transcriptional regulator — MQREHLADLTALIAVADEGSFTRAAARLGTSQSALSHTLRRLEARLGVRLLSRTTRSVAPTEAGERLLETIRPALAEIERGIGEVTELREMPAGTIRLTATDHAVRSVLWPVLAEFLSSYPDIHVEISVDAGLTDIVAERFDAGIRIGESVAKDMIAIPIGPPMRLVTYAAPSYIEKYGAPATPHDLAAHRCINLRMRTRGILYAWEFERDGRALNVRVEGQFTCDSIEMIEQATLDGFGIGFVMEASVAHHVEAGRLVPLLDEWCAPFAGYHLYYASRRQPSAAFRLLVDALRRNTRR; from the coding sequence ATGCAACGCGAACATCTTGCTGATCTTACCGCTCTCATCGCCGTGGCCGACGAGGGCAGCTTTACCCGTGCCGCTGCGCGGCTGGGTACGTCCCAGTCCGCGCTGAGCCACACGCTGCGCCGTCTGGAGGCGCGCCTGGGCGTGCGGTTGCTGTCGCGCACCACGCGGAGCGTCGCGCCGACCGAGGCGGGCGAGCGGTTGCTGGAGACGATCCGCCCAGCACTGGCCGAGATCGAGCGCGGCATCGGCGAAGTGACCGAACTGCGCGAAATGCCTGCCGGGACGATCCGCCTGACAGCGACGGACCATGCCGTGCGCTCGGTGCTCTGGCCGGTACTGGCCGAGTTTCTATCCAGCTATCCCGATATTCATGTCGAGATCAGCGTCGATGCGGGATTGACCGATATTGTCGCCGAGCGGTTCGATGCAGGGATCCGGATCGGCGAGTCCGTCGCGAAGGATATGATTGCGATACCCATCGGCCCGCCGATGCGGTTGGTGACGTATGCGGCGCCTTCCTACATCGAGAAGTACGGCGCGCCTGCAACGCCGCATGACCTTGCGGCGCATCGCTGCATCAACCTGCGCATGCGAACCCGCGGCATTCTCTATGCATGGGAGTTCGAGCGCGATGGTCGCGCGCTCAACGTGCGGGTCGAAGGGCAGTTCACGTGCGATAGTATCGAAATGATCGAGCAGGCCACACTTGACGGTTTCGGTATCGGCTTTGTGATGGAGGCCAGCGTTGCACACCATGTCGAGGCGGGCAGACTTGTCCCGCTTCTTGACGAATGGTGCGCGCCGTTCGCAGGCTATCATCTCTACTATGCCAGTCGCCGCCAGCCTTCTGCGGCGTTCCGTCTGCTGGTTGACGCGTTGCGGCGCAACACCCGCCGCTAG
- a CDS encoding glycosyltransferase, with product MRIVDVCAFYTPHGGGVRTYVEQKLAVGPKLGHEIVILAPGDRDEVIERGPNARIITLKSPRFPLDRKYWYFAESAQVHDALDQLRPDFVEATSPWRTASLVADWHGDAPRSLVMHADPLSAYAYRILGPIFSRQTIDRQFSIFWEHLRRNSRRYDMVVCANADLERRLREGGVHATATIPMGIEAGRFSPTHRDEALRARMLAACDLGPDAALMVALGRLAPEKRWPLVIDAVNAASRHAQIGLVMLGEGREQRTILKHIAGNPHVRLFAPERDREAFARIVASADGLVHGCEAETYCMTAAEARASGVPVVVPDAGGAADHAAGGAGLTYTAGDAASAAKAILQIARDRPRPGAVARTIGEHFEDLFASYAMIATGRRRAA from the coding sequence ATGCGCATCGTCGATGTCTGTGCTTTCTACACCCCCCATGGCGGCGGCGTGCGGACTTATGTGGAACAGAAGCTCGCGGTCGGCCCGAAGCTGGGCCACGAGATCGTGATCCTCGCCCCCGGAGACCGCGACGAAGTGATCGAGCGCGGCCCGAACGCGCGGATCATCACGCTGAAATCGCCGCGCTTTCCACTCGATCGCAAGTACTGGTACTTCGCCGAGAGTGCGCAGGTCCACGACGCGCTCGATCAGCTCCGCCCCGATTTCGTCGAGGCGACCTCACCCTGGCGCACGGCCTCGCTTGTCGCCGACTGGCACGGCGATGCCCCGCGCAGTCTGGTGATGCACGCCGATCCGCTTTCGGCCTATGCCTACCGCATTCTCGGGCCGATCTTCTCGCGCCAGACCATCGACCGGCAGTTCTCGATCTTCTGGGAGCATCTGCGCCGCAATTCGCGCCGGTACGATATGGTCGTCTGCGCCAATGCCGATCTCGAACGGCGCCTGCGCGAAGGCGGCGTCCACGCGACGGCCACCATCCCGATGGGCATCGAGGCCGGGCGCTTCTCGCCCACGCACCGCGACGAGGCCCTGCGCGCGCGCATGCTCGCCGCCTGCGATCTGGGACCGGATGCCGCGCTGATGGTTGCGCTGGGTCGCCTTGCCCCGGAAAAGCGCTGGCCGCTGGTGATCGACGCGGTGAACGCGGCCAGTCGCCATGCACAGATCGGCCTTGTCATGCTGGGCGAAGGGCGCGAGCAGCGCACGATCCTGAAGCACATCGCGGGCAACCCGCATGTCCGCCTCTTCGCCCCTGAACGCGACCGCGAGGCCTTCGCCCGGATCGTCGCCAGCGCCGACGGCCTCGTTCATGGCTGCGAGGCTGAGACTTATTGCATGACCGCTGCCGAGGCGCGCGCCAGCGGCGTGCCGGTGGTCGTTCCCGATGCCGGCGGCGCAGCGGATCACGCCGCAGGCGGCGCCGGCCTGACCTATACCGCCGGCGATGCCGCGTCCGCCGCGAAAGCCATCCTCCAGATCGCCCGCGACCGCCCGCGTCCGGGCGCGGTCGCCCGCACCATCGGCGAGCATTTCGAGGATCTCTTCGCCTCCTACGCCATGATCGCCACGGGCCGTCGCCGCGCGGCATGA
- a CDS encoding DUF2141 domain-containing protein — MSALLALPLLAAAAAGQPPRLRSTPELGQAEGRCRADERGPAFMVNVAGLKDRAGMLKLEVYPDNDTDFLADDNVLVSAGKTFRRVVMPVPASGSVTMCVRLPGPGRYSVSLLHDRDSDRKFEWRHDGIGFGGNPKLGWSKPKSAAASAAAGPGLTPITIVMNYQRGFGMSPLPTK, encoded by the coding sequence GTGAGCGCGCTGCTCGCCCTGCCGCTGCTGGCCGCCGCCGCGGCCGGACAGCCGCCCCGCCTGCGCTCGACGCCCGAACTGGGACAGGCCGAAGGGCGCTGCCGTGCCGACGAGCGTGGCCCTGCCTTTATGGTCAACGTGGCCGGGCTCAAGGACCGCGCCGGGATGCTCAAGCTCGAAGTCTATCCCGACAACGACACCGACTTCCTGGCCGACGACAATGTTCTGGTCAGCGCGGGCAAGACCTTCCGCCGCGTGGTGATGCCGGTTCCCGCCTCCGGCTCCGTCACCATGTGCGTGCGCCTGCCGGGACCGGGGCGCTATTCGGTCAGCCTGCTGCATGACCGCGATTCCGACCGCAAGTTCGAATGGCGTCATGACGGGATCGGCTTCGGCGGCAATCCGAAGCTCGGCTGGAGCAAGCCCAAATCCGCTGCCGCCAGCGCCGCAGCTGGCCCCGGCCTGACGCCGATCACCATTGTCATGAACTATCAACGCGGGTTCGGTATGAGCCCGCTGCCGACGAAGTAA